The Nocardia sp. XZ_19_385 genome window below encodes:
- a CDS encoding helix-turn-helix transcriptional regulator — protein sequence MTTVTDARALGKAQRNELGAFLKSRRARITPEDVGLPPGPRRRTPGLRREEVAQLSGVGVTWYTWLEQGREINVSVQVLDAVSRTLGLDAAERSHVYRLAGVPTVPSPHTGTGLPEELQVILDHLAPLPAVLLSARYDILAHNDSYESLCPVRALGDQVLDVNIARRVFLTPQCCNAYHHSWDDLRRMVAYLRGAYAKNLDDPTWQSFIDELCTESEHFATLWARNDVAVPISRVKTVRNLAVGDLDMFVTSMSLPAVPGSWVQIYTPTDESAWTKLRTLLAMAEEDRREPWLEHRRVNHPDLLAG from the coding sequence GTGACGACAGTGACGGACGCGCGAGCCCTGGGCAAGGCACAGCGAAACGAGTTGGGCGCCTTCCTGAAATCCCGCCGCGCCCGGATCACCCCGGAGGACGTCGGTCTGCCACCCGGTCCGCGCAGGCGCACCCCCGGGCTGCGCCGCGAGGAGGTCGCTCAACTCTCCGGAGTCGGTGTCACCTGGTACACCTGGCTGGAGCAGGGCCGCGAAATCAATGTCAGCGTGCAGGTTCTCGACGCGGTCTCCCGCACCCTGGGCCTGGACGCCGCCGAACGGTCCCATGTCTATCGCCTCGCTGGTGTCCCCACGGTGCCGAGCCCGCACACCGGCACCGGTCTCCCGGAAGAACTCCAGGTCATCCTCGACCATTTGGCACCGTTGCCCGCGGTGCTGCTCAGCGCCCGCTACGATATCCTGGCGCACAACGACTCCTACGAGTCGTTGTGCCCTGTCCGCGCCCTCGGTGATCAGGTGCTGGATGTCAATATCGCCAGGCGCGTCTTCCTCACCCCGCAATGCTGCAACGCCTACCACCACAGCTGGGACGATCTGCGCCGCATGGTCGCCTACCTGCGCGGCGCCTATGCCAAGAACCTCGACGACCCGACCTGGCAGTCCTTCATCGACGAACTGTGCACCGAGAGCGAGCATTTCGCGACCCTGTGGGCCCGCAACGATGTCGCGGTCCCGATCAGCCGCGTGAAAACCGTCCGGAATCTGGCCGTCGGCGACCTCGACATGTTCGTGACATCGATGTCCCTGCCGGCCGTCCCCGGATCCTGGGTGCAGATCTACACCCCGACCGACGAATCAGCGTGGACGAAACTGCGCACGCTGCTCGCGATGGCGGAGGAAGACCGCCGCGAACCCTGGCTGGAACACCGCCGCGTCAACCACCCCGACCTTCTCGCCGGTTGA
- a CDS encoding DUF6461 domain-containing protein, translating to MNIPDEVADELVSTVIEMMRSAATRIPLSPAAALGRTGLPGAEDDFHASGSGLHSELDRFGPQLPERLLGALELWVGELTVPPVASLSALLPQRPDAMVMYGTVSGTGDTRRAIDKLEAFRPGALALVAAFAARLSEKPAVVALLRESPAALDETGVAAAHGRAYLAMCVAAAAIVLRSLGEGDDPAAVIGAALVAAGPLLRAAPMPPEYADAQLARIRADYLYPLRSAGSVVARDHRFALTEAEFPETVDFSENGLVAVVPGGIAVRTGSADAAVHIVVHVLENPPAEVDTVAWDEVVEVGWTANRGLASVLGAPEPTTWHRHASLTEQTPPWPGNYRVRVHATNRDDAGTRETYQLIVWKSPSTDTVVHKHTDRLGHRLRGEPEPPRVVKPEDAYRWIRNSALADAATITVVAGADASAVLEAFGANPAHPEPMDVFADRANDPWVAVVGVPGAVIAVEYNGYQGSLGPELRALSRGTRAASLYWNVNGHTRLSFATDGRVLAAVELGTAQTDPVLEPLLRDLDFADYRDHIAKGLVAVERFTGCGFTEADLARMETARIGFAVIPLLGELYPVPRQSDGSRARFGHGPLGPDTDILDDISAEQQREIAWWAARRAVEHVHLHDDPEVAASMADRALTPEAELRARKSSIGGRENYWAWATLHRATNPDPLAAAIGALEAATYAYGAAAADFVDSARARLPAK from the coding sequence GTGAATATTCCGGATGAGGTCGCCGACGAGCTCGTTTCGACAGTGATCGAGATGATGCGATCGGCTGCGACTCGTATTCCGCTGTCACCCGCGGCAGCGTTGGGCCGCACGGGATTACCCGGCGCGGAGGACGACTTTCACGCCTCCGGCTCCGGGCTGCATTCGGAATTGGATCGCTTCGGGCCGCAGCTGCCGGAGCGGCTGCTCGGAGCTCTCGAACTGTGGGTCGGCGAACTGACTGTGCCTCCGGTAGCGAGCCTTTCAGCGCTGTTGCCACAGCGACCTGACGCGATGGTGATGTACGGGACCGTGTCCGGAACCGGTGACACAAGAAGGGCCATCGATAAACTCGAAGCGTTCCGCCCGGGCGCATTGGCCCTCGTCGCCGCGTTCGCCGCCCGTCTGAGCGAAAAGCCTGCCGTCGTTGCCCTGCTGCGTGAATCGCCGGCTGCCCTCGACGAGACCGGGGTCGCCGCGGCACACGGCAGGGCCTATCTGGCGATGTGCGTCGCGGCCGCGGCAATCGTGCTGCGCAGTCTCGGCGAGGGAGACGATCCGGCGGCGGTGATCGGCGCTGCCCTGGTCGCGGCCGGGCCACTGCTGCGTGCCGCTCCGATGCCGCCCGAGTACGCCGACGCGCAGCTCGCTCGGATCCGTGCGGACTATCTCTACCCGCTGCGCTCGGCGGGATCGGTGGTAGCCAGGGATCATCGGTTCGCGCTGACCGAGGCGGAGTTTCCCGAGACCGTCGATTTCAGCGAGAACGGTCTGGTCGCGGTTGTCCCGGGTGGCATAGCGGTGCGGACAGGGTCCGCCGATGCCGCGGTCCACATAGTGGTCCATGTGCTCGAAAACCCCCCGGCCGAAGTCGATACGGTCGCCTGGGATGAGGTGGTGGAGGTCGGGTGGACCGCGAACCGAGGCCTCGCGTCGGTGCTGGGCGCGCCGGAACCCACAACGTGGCATCGGCACGCGTCACTGACCGAACAGACACCTCCGTGGCCGGGTAACTACCGCGTCCGGGTCCACGCCACGAACCGCGACGACGCCGGTACCCGGGAGACCTACCAGCTGATCGTATGGAAGTCACCGAGCACCGACACCGTCGTACACAAACACACCGATCGTCTCGGTCACCGTTTACGCGGGGAACCCGAACCGCCCCGAGTCGTCAAGCCGGAGGACGCATATCGCTGGATCCGGAATTCGGCGCTCGCAGACGCGGCCACGATTACGGTCGTCGCCGGCGCGGACGCGAGCGCCGTGCTCGAAGCTTTCGGTGCGAACCCCGCGCACCCCGAGCCGATGGACGTGTTCGCGGACCGCGCAAATGACCCGTGGGTTGCGGTGGTGGGCGTCCCGGGGGCGGTGATCGCGGTCGAGTACAACGGATATCAGGGCAGCCTAGGCCCGGAGTTGCGAGCGCTGTCCCGGGGTACGCGTGCCGCATCGCTGTATTGGAACGTCAACGGACACACTCGACTCTCGTTCGCCACCGACGGCCGCGTCCTCGCCGCTGTCGAGCTCGGTACGGCACAGACCGATCCTGTTCTGGAACCCCTGCTGCGCGACCTGGATTTCGCCGACTACCGAGACCACATAGCCAAAGGGCTTGTCGCCGTTGAACGTTTCACCGGCTGCGGATTCACCGAAGCGGACCTCGCACGCATGGAAACCGCCCGGATCGGATTCGCCGTGATACCGCTGCTAGGCGAGCTCTACCCGGTGCCACGGCAGTCCGACGGGTCGCGGGCGCGGTTCGGGCACGGACCACTGGGCCCGGACACCGACATCCTGGACGACATCTCCGCCGAGCAGCAGCGGGAAATAGCGTGGTGGGCCGCGCGCCGAGCAGTCGAACATGTGCACCTGCACGACGATCCCGAGGTGGCGGCGAGCATGGCAGACCGCGCACTGACGCCGGAGGCCGAGCTGCGCGCGCGTAAGTCGTCGATCGGCGGCCGCGAAAACTATTGGGCCTGGGCCACGCTGCATCGGGCAACCAATCCAGACCCACTCGCCGCGGCGATCGGCGCGCTCGAGGCCGCGACCTATGCCTATGGCGCGGCAGCTGCCGATTTCGTCGACAGTGCCCGCGCCCGCCTGCCGGCGAAGTAG